A DNA window from Siniperca chuatsi isolate FFG_IHB_CAS linkage group LG6, ASM2008510v1, whole genome shotgun sequence contains the following coding sequences:
- the zgc:103559 gene encoding allantoinase, mitochondrial: MELGSMISAVRSKRVLVGDEVRPAVIIIKDGKIHQILSDRDFSNSVACKLWQVLDVGDSVVMSGIVDCHVHVNEPGRTSWEGFWTATRAAAAGGVTTVVDMPLNSIPPTTTLANFHEKLREATGKCFVDTAFWGGVIPGNQLELRPMIQAGVAGFKCFLIHSGVEEFPHVTDCDLHTAMKQLQGTGSVLLFHAERDVQQTTEENGDPSRYSTFLQSRPDVMEIEAIRTVTELCLQYQVRCHIVHLSSAKPLKLIQEARQAGAPLTVETTHHYLSLCAENIPAGATQFKCCPPIRGSINQEQLWSALKAGQIDMVVSDHSPCTPDLKKLDSGDFTQAWGGISSLQFGLPLFWSSASKRGFQLSDVARLLSRKTAQLCTLDNQKGSLAPGYDADLVIWDPEREFEIKEASVYHKNKLTPYLGVTLQGVVCATIVRGWLVYREGSFCPEPLGKHLLIP; encoded by the exons ATGGAGCTCGGATCAATGATTAGTGCTGTGAGGAGTAAGAGggtactggttggtgatgaagtTCGTCCTGCTGTCATCATAATAAAGGATGGGAAAATCCATCAAATACTCTCAGACAGGGACTTTTCTAACAGTGTCGCCTGTAAG CTGTGGCAGGTGTTGGATGTGGGTGACAGTGTGGTGATGTCAGGCATTGTAGACTGCCATGTTCATGTCAATGAACCAGGCCGCACCTCCTGGGAGGGTTTCTGGACCGCCACCagggctgctgcagctggagggGTGACAACGGTTGTGGACATGCCGCT AAATAGCATCCCTCCAACTACCACACTTGCTAATTTTCACGAGAAGCTACGGGAGGCGACAGGGAAGTGTTTTGTGGACACAGCCTTCTGGGGAGGTGTGATTCCTGGCAATCAG CTAGAACTTCGGCCCATGATCCAGGCTGGGGTGGCTGGCTTCAAGTGTTTCCTCATCCATAGTGGGGTGGAGGAGTTCCCCCATGTGACTGACTGTGATCTACACACAGCCATGAAGCAGCTGCAAGGCACAGGAAGTGTCCTGCTG TTTCATGCAGAGAGGGATGTTCAACAGACAACAGAGGAGAATGGCG ACCCTAGTCGGTACTCTACCTTTCTGCAGTCCAGGCCAGATGTCATGGAGATAGAGGCAATTCGCACAGTCACAGAACTCTGCCTCCAGTACCA GGTGCGGTGCCATATAGTGCACTTGTCCTCTGCAAAGCCATTGAAACTGATCCAGGAAGCACGGCAGGCCGGAGCCCCCTTGACAGTGGAGACTACCCACCACTACCTCAGCCTGTGTGCAGAGAACATACCTGCAGGGGCCACGCAATTCAAGTGCTGCCCCCCCATCAGAGGATCTATTAACCAG GAGCAGTTATGGTCCGCACTGAAAGCTGGGCAAATTGACATGGTGGTGTCTGATCATTCCCCCTGCACCCCTGATCTGAAGAAACTGGATAGTGGAGACTTCACTCAGGCGTGGGGAGGAATTTCTTCTCTACAGTTTG GTTTGCCTCTGTTCTGGAGTTCAGCCAGTAAGAGAGGCTTTCAGCTGTCTGATGTGGCGCGACTCCTCAGCCGGAAAACAGCCCAGCTGTGTACTCTTGACAACCAGAAGGGCAGCCTTGCCCCCGGCTATGATGCTGACTTGGTCATATGGGACCCAGAGAGAGAATTTGAA ATTAAAGAAGCAAGTGTATATCATAAAAACAAG CTAACTCCTTACCTCGGCGTCACACTGCAAGGAGTGGTGTGTGCCACCATTGTCAGGGGGTGGCTGGTGTACAGAGAAGGCTCCTTCTGCCCCGAGCCTCTGGGGAAGCATCTCCTCATCCCTTAG
- the agxta gene encoding alanine--glyoxylate and serine--pyruvate aminotransferase a has protein sequence MSSVSVPPPKCLQKSLAVPHRHMFGPGPSNVPPRILEAGAKPVIGHMHPEIFEIMNDIKSGIQYMFQTRNNMTLAVSGTGHTAMECAIFNTVEPGEGVLCAVNGIWGERAADMAERIGARVNTIVAPPGGFFTNAEIEQALSKHRPVLFFLAHGESSTGVLHPLDGIGQLCHKYNCLFLVDSVASMGGAPLYMDQQGIDILYTGSQKVLNAPPGTAPISFSERACQKIFNRRTKPVSFFLDLSWLANYWGCDGKPSRVYHHTGPVTAFYSLRESLAVLVEEGLENSLERHQKVAEYFHAGLENMGLKLFVKEKKARLPTVTTIVAPPGYDWKEITTYIMKTHNLEISGGLGPSVGLVLRVGLMGCNSSKANVDMVLAALKDALKHCHKSKV, from the exons ATGTCGTCCGTCTCTGTACCACCACCAAAATGCCTGCAGAAATCTTTGGCGGTTCCTCATCGTCATATGTTTGGACCAGGACCTTCCAACGTTCCTCCACGAATCTTGGAGGCCGGGGCCAAACCTGTCATTGGACACATGCATCCAGAGATATTTGAG ataatgaatgacatcAAAAGTGGAATCCAGTACATGTTCCAGACTCGGAACAACATGACTTTAGCTGTGAGTGGCACTGGCCACACTGCTATGGAGTGTGCCATCTTCAACACAGTGGAGCCGGGGGAGGGCGTACTGTGTGCAGTCAATGGCATATGGGGAGAGCGAGCAGCAGATATGGCTGAGAGGATAG GTGCCAGAGTGAATACCATTGTGGCGCCCCCTGGCGGCTTCTTCACAAATGCAGAAATTGAGCAG GCCTTATCAAAACACAGGCCAGTGCTGTTCTTCCTTGCACATGGGGAATCTTCTACAGGAGTCTTGCATCCTTTAGATGGCATCGGACAGCTGTGCCATAA GTATAACTGCTTGTTTCTCGTTGACTCTGTGGCATCAATGGGAGGGGCCCCTCTGTACATGGATCAGCAAG GGATAGACATCCTATACACAGGCTCCCAAAAGGTTTTGAATGCTCCTCCGGGTACAGCACCCATATCATTCAGTGAAAGAGCATG CCAGAAAATATTTAACCGGAGGACAAAGCCTGTGTCATTCTTCTTGGATTTGAGTTGGCTTGCAAACTACTGGGGATGTGATGGCAAGCCGTCTAGAGT ATATCACCACACAGGTCCAGTCACTGCTTTTTACTCTCTGAGGGAGAGCCTGGCTGTTCTTGTTGAAGAG GGTCTGGAGAATTCACTGGAAAGACATCAAAAAGTGGCAGAGTATTTCCACGCTGGTCTAGAGAACATGGGACTCAAACTTTTTGTCAAAGAAAAG AAAGCAAGACTCCCTACGGTTACCACTATTGTTGCTCCTCCTGGATATGACTGGAAAGAGATCACAACCTACATCATGAAAACACATAATTTAGAGATTTCTGGAGGGCTTGGACCATCAGTTGGCTTG GTGCTGCGTGTTGGCCTGATGGGATGTAACAGCAGCAAGGCCAATGTTGACATGGTGCTGGCAGCACTGAAAGACGCTCTGAAACACTGCCACAAGAGCAAAGTGTAA
- the dtymk gene encoding thymidylate kinase yields MACKRGALIVLEGVDKAGKTTQCKKLVQALQKCGRPVEMMRFPERTTTIGQLISAYLEKKSDLEDHAVHLLFSANRWELVPLMKKKLEQGTTLVVDRYAFSGAAFTSAKPGFCLDWCMKPDVGLPKPDLVMFLQLSPAEAALRGQFGEERYETSVFQRAVQQKFEQLMKDPSVNWQVIDASQSVEEVHRDITTHSFNAMNTAQNMPLGELWK; encoded by the exons ATGGCGTGTAAAAGAGGAGCGCTCATTGTGCTGGAGGGAGTGGACAAGGCCGGGAAAACGACGCAGTGCAAGAAACTGGTCCAGGCGCTGCAAAAGTGCGGCCGACCGGTAGAGATGATGAGATTCCCCG AAAGGACCACGACAATTGGACAGTTGATAAGCGCCTACCTGGAGAAGAAAAGTGATTTGGAGGACCACGCAGTGCACCTGCTGTTCTCTGCAAACCGCTGGGAGCTGGT GCCTTTAATGAAGAAGAAGCTGGAGCAAGGCACCACTCTGGTAGTAGATAGGTACGCCTTCTCTGGAGCTGCTTTCACCAGTGCAAAGCCG GGTTTCTGTCTGGACTGGTGCATGAAACCTGATGTGGGACTGCCAAAGCCGGACCTTGTTATGTTTCTACAGCtcagtccagctgaggctgctCTCAGAGGTCAGTTTGGAGAAGAGCGATATGAGACCAGTGTTTTCCAAAGAGCGGTTCAACAGAAATTCGAACAGCTGATGAAGGATCCTTCAGTCAACTGGCAG GTAATTGATGCTTCTCAGAGTGTTGAAGAAGTGCACAGGGACATCACGACCCACAGCTTTAATGCTATGAACACAGCTCAGAACATGCCACTTGGAGAGCTATGGAAGTGA
- the LOC122877544 gene encoding tetratricopeptide repeat protein 39C isoform X2, whose protein sequence is MSFGASFVSFLNAMMTFEEEKMQTACDDLRTTEKLCESDSAGVIETIRNKIKKSMDSQRSGVVVVDRLQRQIIVADCQVYLAVLSFVKQELSAYIKGGWILRKAWKMYNKCHSDISQLQEACQRRSSVHQESLSTDNANHNAPVENAVTPEALDRLKGSVSFGYGLFHLCISMVPPHLLKIINLLGFPGDRLQGLSSLMYASESKDMKAPLATLALLWYHTVVLPFFALDGSDTHEGLLEAKAILQRKSVVYPNSSLFMFFKGRVQRLECHINSALACFHDALELASDQREIQHVCLYEIGWCSMIEMNFEDAYRSFERLKNESRWSQCYYAYLTGVCQGASGDLDGASGVFKDVQKLFKRKNNQIEQFAVKRAERLRKTSPTRELCILGAIEVLYLWKALQNCSSSKLQIMNQVLQSLDEASCRGLKHLLLGAIHKCHGNMRDAVQAFQLAARDEYGRQINSYVQPYAVYELGCILLAKPETVGKGRSLLLQAKEDFTGYDFENRLHVRIHSALASLKEVVPQ, encoded by the exons ATGAGCTTTGGGGCCAGTTTCGTCAGTTTCCTG AATGCCATGATGACATTTGAGGAGGAGAAGATGCAGACGGCCTGTGACGACCTGAGGACCACTGAGAAACTGTGTGAGAGCGACAGCGCCGGAGTCATAGAGACAATCAgaaacaagattaaaaaaagt ATGGACTCCCAGAGGTCAGGCGTTGTGGTCGTGGACCGCCTACAGAGACAGATTATTGTTGCTGACTGTCAGGTGTACCTCGCCGTGCTCTCCTTCGTCAAGCAGGAACTTTCAG CTTATATCAAAGGAGGCTGGATTCTTCGTAAGGCGTGGAAAATGTACAATAAGTGCCACAGTGACATCAGCCAGCTGCAGGAGGCCTGTCAGAGGAGGTCCTCTGTCCACCAGGAGTCCCTCTCAACGGACAACGCCAACCACAACGCGCCAGTGGAGAACGCCGTGACGCCCGAGGCCCTGGACCGGCTCAAGGGCTCCGTCAGCTTCGGCTACGGCCTCTTCCACCTGTGCATCTCCATGGTACCACCACACCTGCTCAAGATTATCAACCTGCTGGGTTTCCCTGGTGACCGTCTCCAGGGCCTGTCCTCTCTTATGTATGCGAGTGAGAGCAAGGACATGAAGGCACCACTAGCTAC GTTGGCCCTCTTGTGGTACCACACAGTAGTGCTGCCTTTCTTTGCTCTGGATGGTTCTGATACACATGAGGGGCTGCTGGAAGCCAAAGCTATTCTGCAGAGAAAGTCGGTGGTTTACCCCAACTCATCCCTCTTCATGTTCTTTAAAGGACGGGTTCAGAGGCTAGAG TGCCATATCAACAGTGCTTTGGCCTGTTTCCATGATGCATTAGAGCTTGCATCAGACCAAAGAGAGATCCAGCATGTGTGTCTCTATGAGATTG GTTGGTGTAGCATGATAGAGATGAATTTTGAAGATGCATACAGGTCGTTTGAAAGGCTGAAGAATGAGTCGCGTTGGTCGCAGTGCTACTATGCCTACTTGACCGGAG TGTGTCAGGGTGCTTCAGGTGACCTGGATGGAGCAAGTGGTGTTTTCAAAGACGTGCAGAAGCTGttcaagagaaaaaacaaccaaatagAGCAGTTTGCTGTCAAAAGG GCTGAGAGATTGAGAAAGACTTCGCCCACCAGAGAGCTGTGCATCCTCGGTGCAATTGAAGTGCTGTATCTGTGGAAAGCGCTTCAAAACTGCTCCTCATCTAAACTGCAGATAATGAATCAGG TGTTACAGAGCTTAGATGAAGCTTCGTGCAGAGGCCTGAAACACCTCCTTCTGGGTGCCATTCACAAATGTCACGGAAATATGAGAGATGCTGTGCAG GCATTCCAGCTGGCTGCTAGAGATGAGTACGGACGACAGATCAACTCATATGTTCAGCCTTATGCCGTCTATGAGCTCGGATGTATACTCCTTGCCAAACCGGAG ACAGTGGGAAAGGGGAGATCATTGCTACTTCAAGCAAAG GAGGATTTTACAGGCTATGATTTTGAGAACAGGCTTCATGTCCGCATCCATTCAGCCCTGGCTTCTTTGAAGGAAGTAGTGCCTCAGTGA
- the LOC122877544 gene encoding tetratricopeptide repeat protein 39C isoform X1, which translates to MAGPEQSQQQQQVEEKAEHIDDAEMALQGINMLLNNGFKESDELFRRYRTHSPLMSFGASFVSFLNAMMTFEEEKMQTACDDLRTTEKLCESDSAGVIETIRNKIKKSMDSQRSGVVVVDRLQRQIIVADCQVYLAVLSFVKQELSAYIKGGWILRKAWKMYNKCHSDISQLQEACQRRSSVHQESLSTDNANHNAPVENAVTPEALDRLKGSVSFGYGLFHLCISMVPPHLLKIINLLGFPGDRLQGLSSLMYASESKDMKAPLATLALLWYHTVVLPFFALDGSDTHEGLLEAKAILQRKSVVYPNSSLFMFFKGRVQRLECHINSALACFHDALELASDQREIQHVCLYEIGWCSMIEMNFEDAYRSFERLKNESRWSQCYYAYLTGVCQGASGDLDGASGVFKDVQKLFKRKNNQIEQFAVKRAERLRKTSPTRELCILGAIEVLYLWKALQNCSSSKLQIMNQVLQSLDEASCRGLKHLLLGAIHKCHGNMRDAVQAFQLAARDEYGRQINSYVQPYAVYELGCILLAKPETVGKGRSLLLQAKEDFTGYDFENRLHVRIHSALASLKEVVPQ; encoded by the exons ATGGCGGGTCCCGAGCagtcccagcagcagcagcaggtagagGAGAAGGCAGAGCACATAGATGATGCTGAGATGGCCCTGCAAGGTATTAACATGCTGCTCAACAACGGATTCAAAGAAAGCGACGAGCTTTTCAGGAGATACAG GACCCACAGCCCTCTGATGAGCTTTGGGGCCAGTTTCGTCAGTTTCCTG AATGCCATGATGACATTTGAGGAGGAGAAGATGCAGACGGCCTGTGACGACCTGAGGACCACTGAGAAACTGTGTGAGAGCGACAGCGCCGGAGTCATAGAGACAATCAgaaacaagattaaaaaaagt ATGGACTCCCAGAGGTCAGGCGTTGTGGTCGTGGACCGCCTACAGAGACAGATTATTGTTGCTGACTGTCAGGTGTACCTCGCCGTGCTCTCCTTCGTCAAGCAGGAACTTTCAG CTTATATCAAAGGAGGCTGGATTCTTCGTAAGGCGTGGAAAATGTACAATAAGTGCCACAGTGACATCAGCCAGCTGCAGGAGGCCTGTCAGAGGAGGTCCTCTGTCCACCAGGAGTCCCTCTCAACGGACAACGCCAACCACAACGCGCCAGTGGAGAACGCCGTGACGCCCGAGGCCCTGGACCGGCTCAAGGGCTCCGTCAGCTTCGGCTACGGCCTCTTCCACCTGTGCATCTCCATGGTACCACCACACCTGCTCAAGATTATCAACCTGCTGGGTTTCCCTGGTGACCGTCTCCAGGGCCTGTCCTCTCTTATGTATGCGAGTGAGAGCAAGGACATGAAGGCACCACTAGCTAC GTTGGCCCTCTTGTGGTACCACACAGTAGTGCTGCCTTTCTTTGCTCTGGATGGTTCTGATACACATGAGGGGCTGCTGGAAGCCAAAGCTATTCTGCAGAGAAAGTCGGTGGTTTACCCCAACTCATCCCTCTTCATGTTCTTTAAAGGACGGGTTCAGAGGCTAGAG TGCCATATCAACAGTGCTTTGGCCTGTTTCCATGATGCATTAGAGCTTGCATCAGACCAAAGAGAGATCCAGCATGTGTGTCTCTATGAGATTG GTTGGTGTAGCATGATAGAGATGAATTTTGAAGATGCATACAGGTCGTTTGAAAGGCTGAAGAATGAGTCGCGTTGGTCGCAGTGCTACTATGCCTACTTGACCGGAG TGTGTCAGGGTGCTTCAGGTGACCTGGATGGAGCAAGTGGTGTTTTCAAAGACGTGCAGAAGCTGttcaagagaaaaaacaaccaaatagAGCAGTTTGCTGTCAAAAGG GCTGAGAGATTGAGAAAGACTTCGCCCACCAGAGAGCTGTGCATCCTCGGTGCAATTGAAGTGCTGTATCTGTGGAAAGCGCTTCAAAACTGCTCCTCATCTAAACTGCAGATAATGAATCAGG TGTTACAGAGCTTAGATGAAGCTTCGTGCAGAGGCCTGAAACACCTCCTTCTGGGTGCCATTCACAAATGTCACGGAAATATGAGAGATGCTGTGCAG GCATTCCAGCTGGCTGCTAGAGATGAGTACGGACGACAGATCAACTCATATGTTCAGCCTTATGCCGTCTATGAGCTCGGATGTATACTCCTTGCCAAACCGGAG ACAGTGGGAAAGGGGAGATCATTGCTACTTCAAGCAAAG GAGGATTTTACAGGCTATGATTTTGAGAACAGGCTTCATGTCCGCATCCATTCAGCCCTGGCTTCTTTGAAGGAAGTAGTGCCTCAGTGA